TGACGGCAATGGCGCGCTGAGTTTCGTCCGCGGCGGGCGCTACGGCGGCACGCCCGGCACGGGAATCGGCACGACCTACGACCCTGAGGTTCTGGGCCACGGCGATCCGTATGCCGCGGGCACCTTTACCTACGAGGTGGGTCTTACACCTTCGGTTCCCCTTCCGGTCAGCCTGCCTCTGCTTGCCGGCGGCGTGGCCCTGATCGGCGCCTTCGGGGGGCGGCGGAAATCCTGAACGGCCTTGGGCACGGCCTGATCCAAGCCCAGCGTTCGTGGAACCGTGCCCTGTGCATTGCCAGAACTGGTGCCGCAGCCTAAGGCTGCGGCATGGATACAACCTTTTACATCGGCGCCTTCGTCACGCTTTTCGTGATCGTCGATCCCGTGGGGCTCGCGCCGCTTTTCGTGGCCATCACGCAGGGCATGGACGGCGCCGCCCGCCGCGCCATCGCGTTTCGAGCGGCGGCCATTGCCGTTGGGCTTCTGACGCTCTTTGGCATTTTCGGCGAACAGGTTCTGGCCTTTGCCGGGATCTCGATGCCCGCCTTCCGCATAGCGGGCGGGATCCTTCTGTTCCTGACCGCCCTTGAGATGCTGTTCGAGCGACGCGCCAAGCGGCGCGAGGATCAGGCCCATGACGACCGGCCCGATCCCTCGGTCTTTCCGCTGGCCACGCCGCTGATTGCCGGGCCGGGCGCGATGGCCACGATGATCCTGTTGAACGGAGAGGTTGGCCGCGACCCGCTTGCCATGGTCCTGATCCATCTGGCGATGCTTGCCGTGATCGGTGTCGTGCTGCTGCTGTTTCTGTCGGCCGGGCTGATGGAGCGTGCCCTTGGCCGAACCGGAATCAATGTGGTGACGCGGCTTCTGGGCATGTTGCTGGCGGCCTTGTCGGTACAGTTCGTGCTCGACGGGTTACGGGATTTCGGCCTGGCCCCGTGACTGTCGCCTCGCGTTTCGGCATATGACTGCCTATATCCCATCGCGATACTTCTTTCCCGAAAGGAACGCCATGTCGGGCGACGACATCGGACGGTTGATCTATCTTGTGCTTCTGGGCTCGGCGATCGGGGGCTACTTCCTTGTGGCCAACCGTAACCGCCTGGGTCATGCGGCGCGCCACGCGCTGCTTTGGGGGCTGATCTTTCTGGGCGTGATCGCGGGGATCGGGCTGTGGTCCGACATCCGTCAGCAGGTCCTGCCGCGTCAGGCCGTCTTTTCCGAAGACGCCAGGGTGGAGGTGCCGCGCGCGCCGGACGGCCATTATTATGTGACGATCCTGGTGAACGGAAACCCGGTGCGCTTTGTCGTGGATACCGGTGCAACCGACGTCGTCCTGACCCAGAAGGATGCGCGCCGCGTGGGGCTCGACCCCGCCAAGCTGAACTATTTCGGCGAGGCCCGGACAGCAAACGGCGCCGTGGAAACCGCCCCCGTTCGGCTAAGAGAAATGCGCCTTGGCGCCATCACCGACCGGGACGTGCGCGCCTATGTCAATTCTGGCGAGATGCGCGAGTCGCTGCTGGGCATGGGATACCTGAACCGGTTCGAGCGGATCGAGGTGGTGCGCGACCGGATGATCCTGACGCGATAGCGCATCCGCGTGCACCGCGCCGGATCACGCTCAGGCGCCGCCGCTTTCCGCCTTCTTCTGCCACCGCCCCGACTCTTCAGACCAGTATTGCGCCGTCACGCCCGCCCCGGTCAGGGCCCGCCACTGGCCGCGGGCATGCTCAACCGCCGCGGGATCGTTGCCGCCGAAGAGAATGCACACCCGTTCAAGGGCGCCCGCCTCTTCCGGAGCAACGGCGGCCCCGTCCACGGCCATCACGCAAAGCGGGTTATTGGGGGCGTCCGCACCGGTCGTCAGCAGGACGGGCTGATCGGCGTCGAACCCCCGACCCGCGCGCCCGTGCGGCAGGAACCCCTCGCCCATCCAAAGCCGTTCATCCAGCCAGTCGAGCCGCGCTTCGTCCGTCCCGCGGACCACCACGCGCCAGCCCTGTGCCAGCGACTTTTCCAGAAGAACCGGCAAGGTCGCCTCAAGCGGGCGGCGCGTCAGGTGATAGAAAAGCGCGGCCCCCATCACCGCCCGGCCAGCGGGTCGTAGTCGCCGAAGGTCCACATATGGCCCTCTGGATCGGCAACCGAAAAGCTGTGCCCGCCATGATCGTGCGCGTCATAGGGCAGAACGATCTCGGCCCCGGCGTCCTTCGCACGTTCGTAGCGGTCAGCCACATCCGGAATCACGGCATAGATCGTCGTCGTCTCACGCCCGCCTGTGTCCTTGGGGTCGATCATGTGGTCGTCAAAGGCGCCACGCCCCCAAGGCCCGATCATCACGACCCCATCGCCGATGCGCAGCTCCGCATGGACCAGCGCCCCGTACTCATCACGATAGACGGCATGTTCGTCCAGCCCCAGCACGCCCGCCAGAAAGGCAAGCGCAGCCTCCGGGTTTCGATAGCGTCGCGCCGGTATGATCATGACTCACCTCCCGTTCAGGGACAGCATCTTACCACGCTCGTCAGGCTTCGAAACGGTCCGCAATCAAACGGTCCAGCGTCAGAACGCCCCACCCGGTCGCGCCCTTGGGGGCAAGGGCGGTTTCTTCCGACACCCGGGCCACACCGGCGATATCGAGATGGATCCACGGGCAGTCGTCCTTGACGAAGCGCTGCAGGAATTGCGCCGCGGTAATGGAGCCCCCGGCCCGCCCGCCCACGTTTTTCATGTCGGCCAGTTGCGATTTCAGCAGCCGGTCATAGGCATCGCCCAGCGGCATGCGCCACGCGCCTTCGCCCTCCTTCGCCGCGGCGGCAAGGAACGCGTTGCAGAGATCGTCGTCGTTGGAAAAGACCCCGGAATTGTAGTTGCCCAGCCCGATGATGATCGCGCCGGTCAGGGTGGCCAGGTCGATCATTGCGGCGGGGGCGAACCGCTCCTGCGCGTACCAAAGGACATCGGCCAGAACCAGTCGGCCCTCCGCATCGGTGTTGATGACCTCGACCGTGTCGCCCTTCATCGTCTTCACGATATCGCCGGGGCGCTGTGCCTTGCCGTCGGGCATGTTCTCGACAAGCCCGACCAGACCCACGACATTCGCCTTGGCCTTGCGCAGGGCCAGCGCCCGCATGACGCCGGACACGACCGCCGCGCCGCCCATGTCCATGGTCATCTCTTCCATGCCGGCGGCAGGCTTGATCGAGATGCCGCCAGTGTCGAACACGACCCCCTTGCCGACCAGCGCCAGCGGGGCGGCATCCTTTTCGCCACCGTTCCAGCGCATGACGACAACCTTGGACGGGCTTTCCGAGCCCTGTCCCACGGCCAGAAGCGTCCGCATGCCGAGCTTGCGCAGGTCCTCTTCCTCAAGGATCTCGACCTCAAGCCCCAGTTCCTGCATCGCGGCAAGCCGCGCGGCAAAGTCGTCCGTTGTCAGGATGTTGGCCGGTTCGTTGACCAGATCGCGGGTGAAGAACACCCCCTCGGCCAGGGCTGCCATCGGGCCGGCGGCGGCGGCGACCTCTTCGGGTTTCGTGGCCATCACGCGGACCTTGCCCGGTACGGTCGGCTCGGCGCTCTTGTGCGCATCGAAGGTGTAGGCCCTGAGGGCAAAGCCAAAGGCGATATCGGCAGCCCCCGCATTCGACCCCGCCAACAGCAATACATCCCCGCCCTTCATCAGTTTTGCCAGCGCTGCGCCCGCCTTGCGGGCCACGTCAGCCCCCGGCCGCTTTTCCAGCCGGACAACGTCCACCGCCTCCACGTCAAGCTGGGCCGGATAGGCCAGCGACGTGACATCACCGGGCGACATCTTTTCGAAGGCGGGGCTTTCGACAAACCGGGAAAGGGCGCCGCGGATCAGCTTGTTCACCCGCCGCGCCGAGGGGTCGAGCTTGCCATCCTCTCCCACGAAGACGGCCACACGGCCCGTCGCCGCATCGATCGCGTCAAGATCGGTTTCGGCAAAACTGATGGCGATGGGTGTGCTCATGATCCGGTTCCCTGTTCCGTCTTTCAATCCTCTCCTACCTAGCCGCCCGCCCAAGCCTTGACCAGATAGCAGTTTTCCCCCCGCGGGGATTGATCTAAGGTCCCGTCCGATCGGTAGTTTCCTTGGGGGCCTTTGTGCCGAGATTCGACAGATACCTGCTCGGGCAGCTGATCCTTCTGTTCGGCTTCTTCGGACTCGTGCTCATGTCGATCTACTGGATCAATCGTGGCGTGGTGCTGTTCGACCGCTTGATCTCCGATGGCCAGTCGGCATTCGTCTTCATGGAATTCGTTGCCCTGACGCTCCCGAATGTCACGCGCCTCGTCCTGCCGATAGCGGCCTTTGCTGCCACGCTTTATGCCGTGAACCGCATGAACCGCGAAAGCGAACTGGTGGTGATGCAGGCCGCGGGGTGCAGCCCGTGGCGCCTTGCCCGTCCGATCCTGATGTTTGGATGCCTCGTCGCGCTGATCATGGCTGTGCTGACGCATTTCGTCGTGCCCGCAAGCCGCGCACAGCTCAAACTCCGCGAAGACGAGATTTCCCAGAACATCTCCGGCCGGTTGCTGGTGGCCGGGCAGTTCCTGCACCCCATCGATGGCATCACGATCTTCATCCGCAAGATCGAAGCGGGTGGTGAAATCCACGATCTCTATCTGTCCGACCTGCGGACCGAGCCGGGCACAAACACGGCCTATACCGCGAAACGGGCGTTTCTAACCCGGGACGAGGCCGGACCGGCATTGGTGATGTTCGACGGGATGGCCCAGTCACTGAACGAGGCCGACCAGCGCCTGTCCCTGATATCGTTTGAGAATTTCGTCTTCCACCTTGGCAACCTGATTGAGACGCGCGGGCAACGGACCCTGCCGATCGAGACCCTTTCGACGGCCACCCTGCTGAAAGCCGATCCCAAGGTGATCAGGCGCGTCGGCGAATCCCGGGCCGCCTTTTTGTATGAGGGCCATGCCCGCACCGCCCAGCCGCTGCTGGCCGTGGCCGGGGCGCTGATCGGCTATGGTGCCCTGATGCTCGGCGCATATAGCCGGTTCGGGCTTGGGCGGCAGGTGGGCGTTGCCATCGTGCTGCTGCTGGCGCTGCAGCTTCTGGATAATACCGGGGGTGAACTGGCACGCCGGGATGCGCATCTCTGGCCATTGACCTATATGGCGCCCTTGGCGGGCATGGCCGTCGGCGCGCTGCTGATCTTTGCCGCAACCCGCCGCTGGGCACGGCCATCCGAACGGCGCGGGGCCAGCGCATGACCCTGCATCTCTACCTTGCCCGAAAATACACGCTGACCCTGGTCGCCATCATCGGTCTGTTCGGCGCGATCCTCGTCTTGCTGGGGATGGTCGATGAACTGCGCAACTTCGATATCGGCACCATCACCTTTTCCGATGCCTTGCGCCTTACCGCGCTCAAGGTTCCGGCAGACCTTTACCTGATCCTGCCGCTGATCGCCTTGCTGGCCACGCTTTCGATGTTCCTCGGGCTCGCGCGGACATCGGAACTTGTCGTCACGCGCGCCTCCGGACGGTCGGCCCTGCGCAGCGTGATCGCCCCCGCGGCGACGGCATTCACCTACGGCGTGATCGCAGTGGCGATCTTCAACCCGATCGTGGCCGTCACCTCGACCAAGTACGAACTTCTGTCGAACCGGTTCAAGGATGGTGAGGTCAACATCCTGTCGGTCAGCGACGAAGGCCTCTGGCTGCGGCAGGCCAGTCCTAAGGGACAAACGGTGATCCGCGCCGCCCGCGCAAACGCGGAAGGCACCCAGTTCTTCGATGTGACGTTCCTGAATTTTTCCAAGGACGGAACGCCGATCTGGCGCATCGAGGCGACGCGCGCTGATCTGACCCCGCAAGGCTGGGACGTGCGCGATGCCAAACGCTGGGACCTTGACCGGGACATCCCCAACCCCGAGGCCGCCGCGACCGTGGAAGAGCACCTTGTCGTGCCGTCCGACCTGACGCGCCAGCGCATTCGCGACAGCTTCGCCAGCCCGAACGCCGTTTCGATCTGGGATTTGCGCGACTTCATCGGCGAACTGGACCGCGCCGGTTTCGCCGCCCTGCCCCACCGGGTCTGGTTCCAGATGGAACTCGCGCTGCCGCTGATGATGGTGGCCATGGTGCTTGTCGGAGCCGCGCTGACCATGCGCCATGTCCGGTTCGGCAAGACCGGCCCGGTCGTCGTGTTGGCCTTCACCCTTGGCCTGACGCTCTTCTTCCTGCGCAACTTCGCGCAGGTGATGGGCGAAAACGGTCAGATCCCGGTGGCGCTTGCAGCGTGGAGCCCCCCGGCCGCCGGCATTCTGATGGCGTTGGGGCTGTTGCTGCATCTGGAGGATGGCTGATGCGTCGCACGCTTGCCCTGATGGCGCTTTGCATTCTGCCGTTCGCCGCAACGGCAGAGGAGACTAAACCGGACTTTGCCACCCTTGTTGCCGACAGTGTCAGCGTGGGGGACAACCGCCGGCTTGTCGCCACGGGCCATGTCGAGGTTCTTTACGGCGACATTCGCCTGACCGCGCCTCGCGTCGCCTATGACCGGGAAAACGACACGCTGTCGATCGACGGCCCGATCCGGGTGACCACGGAAAACGACACGGTGATTCTGGCCTCGGCCGCCGAGCTGTCGCCGGATCTGGCGGAGGGGATCCTCTATTCCGCCCGGATGGTCATGGACCGTGAATTGCAGATCGCAGCGGCAGACATCCAACGCATGGGG
The genomic region above belongs to Rhodovulum sp. P5 and contains:
- a CDS encoding DNA polymerase III subunit chi translates to MGAALFYHLTRRPLEATLPVLLEKSLAQGWRVVVRGTDEARLDWLDERLWMGEGFLPHGRAGRGFDADQPVLLTTGADAPNNPLCVMAVDGAAVAPEEAGALERVCILFGGNDPAAVEHARGQWRALTGAGVTAQYWSEESGRWQKKAESGGA
- a CDS encoding MarC family protein — encoded protein: MDTTFYIGAFVTLFVIVDPVGLAPLFVAITQGMDGAARRAIAFRAAAIAVGLLTLFGIFGEQVLAFAGISMPAFRIAGGILLFLTALEMLFERRAKRREDQAHDDRPDPSVFPLATPLIAGPGAMATMILLNGEVGRDPLAMVLIHLAMLAVIGVVLLLFLSAGLMERALGRTGINVVTRLLGMLLAALSVQFVLDGLRDFGLAP
- a CDS encoding TIGR02281 family clan AA aspartic protease — its product is MSGDDIGRLIYLVLLGSAIGGYFLVANRNRLGHAARHALLWGLIFLGVIAGIGLWSDIRQQVLPRQAVFSEDARVEVPRAPDGHYYVTILVNGNPVRFVVDTGATDVVLTQKDARRVGLDPAKLNYFGEARTANGAVETAPVRLREMRLGAITDRDVRAYVNSGEMRESLLGMGYLNRFERIEVVRDRMILTR
- a CDS encoding VOC family protein; protein product: MIIPARRYRNPEAALAFLAGVLGLDEHAVYRDEYGALVHAELRIGDGVVMIGPWGRGAFDDHMIDPKDTGGRETTTIYAVIPDVADRYERAKDAGAEIVLPYDAHDHGGHSFSVADPEGHMWTFGDYDPLAGR
- the lptF gene encoding LPS export ABC transporter permease LptF, with translation MPRFDRYLLGQLILLFGFFGLVLMSIYWINRGVVLFDRLISDGQSAFVFMEFVALTLPNVTRLVLPIAAFAATLYAVNRMNRESELVVMQAAGCSPWRLARPILMFGCLVALIMAVLTHFVVPASRAQLKLREDEISQNISGRLLVAGQFLHPIDGITIFIRKIEAGGEIHDLYLSDLRTEPGTNTAYTAKRAFLTRDEAGPALVMFDGMAQSLNEADQRLSLISFENFVFHLGNLIETRGQRTLPIETLSTATLLKADPKVIRRVGESRAAFLYEGHARTAQPLLAVAGALIGYGALMLGAYSRFGLGRQVGVAIVLLLALQLLDNTGGELARRDAHLWPLTYMAPLAGMAVGALLIFAATRRWARPSERRGASA
- a CDS encoding leucyl aminopeptidase, yielding MSTPIAISFAETDLDAIDAATGRVAVFVGEDGKLDPSARRVNKLIRGALSRFVESPAFEKMSPGDVTSLAYPAQLDVEAVDVVRLEKRPGADVARKAGAALAKLMKGGDVLLLAGSNAGAADIAFGFALRAYTFDAHKSAEPTVPGKVRVMATKPEEVAAAAGPMAALAEGVFFTRDLVNEPANILTTDDFAARLAAMQELGLEVEILEEEDLRKLGMRTLLAVGQGSESPSKVVVMRWNGGEKDAAPLALVGKGVVFDTGGISIKPAAGMEEMTMDMGGAAVVSGVMRALALRKAKANVVGLVGLVENMPDGKAQRPGDIVKTMKGDTVEVINTDAEGRLVLADVLWYAQERFAPAAMIDLATLTGAIIIGLGNYNSGVFSNDDDLCNAFLAAAAKEGEGAWRMPLGDAYDRLLKSQLADMKNVGGRAGGSITAAQFLQRFVKDDCPWIHLDIAGVARVSEETALAPKGATGWGVLTLDRLIADRFEA
- the lptG gene encoding LPS export ABC transporter permease LptG; amino-acid sequence: MTLHLYLARKYTLTLVAIIGLFGAILVLLGMVDELRNFDIGTITFSDALRLTALKVPADLYLILPLIALLATLSMFLGLARTSELVVTRASGRSALRSVIAPAATAFTYGVIAVAIFNPIVAVTSTKYELLSNRFKDGEVNILSVSDEGLWLRQASPKGQTVIRAARANAEGTQFFDVTFLNFSKDGTPIWRIEATRADLTPQGWDVRDAKRWDLDRDIPNPEAAATVEEHLVVPSDLTRQRIRDSFASPNAVSIWDLRDFIGELDRAGFAALPHRVWFQMELALPLMMVAMVLVGAALTMRHVRFGKTGPVVVLAFTLGLTLFFLRNFAQVMGENGQIPVALAAWSPPAAGILMALGLLLHLEDG